Below is a genomic region from Verrucomicrobiota bacterium.
CCACGGCGGCGCCCATGATGACTTGAGCGTTTTCACATTGCCGGTTGATCTGTTCCATGACGCGGTTGACTTCGGCCATCGTCAGGTCCGGCCCGCCCATCAGACTCACGAGCACCGCCTCGGCTTCGTTCAACATCTGGCCGCCTTCGAACATCGGATGCGCCAGCATTTTTTCCATCACCTCACGCGAGCGGTTGGCGCCCATCGCTTCAGCGGCGGCGAAGGAACTTTCCGTATGCCGTCCGCGCAGCACCGCGCAAAGGTCGGCGAAATGAATGTCGATGAGTCCGGTTCGGGTCAGCAGTTGCCAGATACCACGCACGCCGTCGGCCAGCAAATCATTGGTGATTTTGAAGGTGTCGATCAAACTGGTGTTCTCATCGATCAACTTGAAGACTTTTTGGTTGGGCAGACAAATCACGCCGTCCGCCGCGGCCTTGAGCTGCTCAAGTCCTTCCTGCGCCTGGCGCTGGCGCCGGACGCCTTCGCAGTCAAATGGCAACGTCACGAAACCGAGCACCAGCGCACCGGCTTCCTTGGCGACCTTCGCCGCGACGGGCGCGGCACCAGTTGCCGTTCCGCCTCCCAAACCTGCCACGATAAACACAACGTCGGTTTTTTCACACAGCGCTTTCAATTCCGGCAGATGTTCCTCCGCCGCAGCGCGGCCGAGGTCTGGGTCGCCGCCTGTGCCAAGTCCCCGCAGGAGTTTGGACTCAAGACGCAGTTTCTGGGTCGCCGACGAATTCTCCAACGACTCGGCGTCGGTGTTGAAGACGGCGAATGAGACCTCCGAGAAGCCGCTCTTGATCATCTGTTCGACCATGTTGCCGCCAGCGCCACCCACGCCGAACACTTTTATGGAAATGTTCTTCCTGGACTTGGCCTCCGGTATCGTTGTGGACGCCGGCACCTTGGTCAGCGCCTGGTTAGCTTTGCCCGCCGGGAGGTTCGGCGTTTTATCTTGTGAATTGGGTTTCATAGGCAGTCGCTTTTTCAATTGCTTGGTCAGCCGAG
It encodes:
- the ftsZ gene encoding cell division protein FtsZ encodes the protein MKPNSQDKTPNLPAGKANQALTKVPASTTIPEAKSRKNISIKVFGVGGAGGNMVEQMIKSGFSEVSFAVFNTDAESLENSSATQKLRLESKLLRGLGTGGDPDLGRAAAEEHLPELKALCEKTDVVFIVAGLGGGTATGAAPVAAKVAKEAGALVLGFVTLPFDCEGVRRQRQAQEGLEQLKAAADGVICLPNQKVFKLIDENTSLIDTFKITNDLLADGVRGIWQLLTRTGLIDIHFADLCAVLRGRHTESSFAAAEAMGANRSREVMEKMLAHPMFEGGQMLNEAEAVLVSLMGGPDLTMAEVNRVMEQINRQCENAQVIMGAAVDPAFKDRLSVTVVATRPSLPEKSPAATDDVEADERTPAPSKNRPGLESQFLSPSLTGRPASRFVAPPPELTSEKREQLLEQQATTLGRQRKKSSRMRQGQLSLEIISKGRFDKSEPTIHKGEDLDVPTYIRRGVALN